A genomic window from Anthocerotibacter panamensis C109 includes:
- a CDS encoding M56 family metallopeptidase has protein sequence MHVILMLLSLAAAWMGRMYTVQGAWQGRWSRTRNQFLLPPCTLLTTAVAILWMGPEGTTLGPWDGWLTYGLAGLFLLWVGAVGLKLAWAVLSVRRQMATYPPVMVLDNPGRLLDSPHPFIAQVGFWRPQLLVSRGLLATLSPQHLEAVLAHEAAHDHYHDTFWFFWLGWMARATGWLPNSALLWRELLALRELRADRWATARVEPLLLAEALVQLSGAAHHLDQEYLCASVVSSPHYLVERVEVLLQQPAPPAPDPCVSWFWLLLPLVPLGMVPFHTHLCLLFC, from the coding sequence ATGCATGTGATCTTGATGCTTCTGTCCCTAGCTGCGGCCTGGATGGGTCGGATGTATACCGTACAGGGAGCTTGGCAGGGACGCTGGTCTAGGACGCGCAACCAGTTTCTTCTCCCCCCGTGCACCCTGTTGACCACGGCGGTGGCGATTCTCTGGATGGGGCCGGAGGGTACGACCCTGGGGCCCTGGGACGGCTGGCTCACCTATGGTCTGGCTGGGTTGTTCCTCCTTTGGGTGGGCGCGGTCGGGTTAAAACTGGCCTGGGCGGTGCTGAGCGTCCGGCGACAAATGGCGACCTATCCTCCGGTCATGGTGCTCGACAACCCCGGACGCCTACTCGACAGTCCTCACCCCTTTATTGCTCAAGTAGGCTTTTGGAGACCGCAACTCCTGGTGAGCCGGGGTCTACTTGCCACCTTGAGCCCCCAACATTTGGAGGCGGTTCTGGCCCATGAAGCAGCCCATGACCACTATCACGACACCTTCTGGTTTTTCTGGCTTGGATGGATGGCTCGGGCAACCGGATGGCTCCCCAACAGTGCGCTCCTATGGCGCGAACTGCTCGCCCTGCGCGAATTGAGAGCAGACCGTTGGGCCACCGCTCGGGTGGAACCGCTCTTGCTAGCTGAAGCCTTGGTCCAGTTAAGCGGGGCTGCTCATCACCTAGACCAGGAATACCTGTGCGCCTCTGTAGTCTCTTCACCCCACTATTTGGTCGAGCGGGTAGAAGTACTCCTGCAACAACCCGCTCCCCCCGCTCCCGACCCTTGCGTGAGCTGGTTCTGGTTACTCCTCCCGCTAGTTCCCTTGGGGATGGTCCCTTTTCATACCCATCTTTGCCTGCTCTTTTGCTAG
- a CDS encoding rod shape-determining protein — MGLFSRFSRDIGIDLGTANTLVYVAGRGIVLSEPSVVATDEVTKQVLAVGEEAKKMLGRTPGNIRAMRPLRDGVIADFETAELMLKHFIRRVHEGIAIVQPRIVIGIPSGVTGVERRAVMDAAMQAGAREVFLVDEPVAAAIGAGLPVSEPTGTMIVDIGGGTTEVAVLSLKGIVLSESVRVAGDELNDAIGMYLKKVHNLIIGERTAEDIKIQIGSAYPSKGEEVKMQVRGLHLLSGLPRTVTICASEIRESMTEPLAVIVEAVKRTLERTPPELAADIIDRGVMLAGGGALLRGLDALISHETGILVHVAEDPLSCVVLGTGKVVENFKSLERVLSGSFKGSKE, encoded by the coding sequence GTGGGTCTGTTTAGTCGTTTCTCCAGAGATATTGGTATCGACTTGGGTACCGCGAACACCCTAGTCTATGTTGCTGGACGCGGGATCGTCCTCTCAGAACCTTCCGTCGTGGCTACCGACGAAGTGACCAAGCAAGTTCTGGCGGTGGGCGAAGAAGCCAAAAAAATGTTGGGACGGACTCCGGGCAATATCCGAGCCATGAGACCCCTGCGCGATGGAGTCATTGCTGACTTCGAGACCGCTGAACTCATGCTCAAGCACTTCATCCGCCGGGTCCACGAAGGAATCGCCATCGTCCAACCCCGCATTGTCATCGGTATTCCCTCTGGGGTCACCGGGGTCGAGCGTCGGGCAGTCATGGACGCGGCTATGCAGGCGGGTGCCCGAGAAGTTTTTCTAGTGGACGAACCAGTAGCAGCAGCGATCGGAGCAGGTCTGCCGGTCTCTGAGCCGACCGGGACGATGATTGTAGACATTGGCGGCGGTACCACGGAAGTCGCAGTCCTCTCGCTCAAGGGCATTGTCCTCTCTGAATCTGTCCGGGTGGCAGGTGACGAACTCAACGACGCCATCGGCATGTACCTCAAAAAAGTTCACAACCTGATCATCGGGGAGCGCACTGCCGAGGATATCAAGATCCAGATTGGATCGGCTTATCCCAGCAAGGGCGAAGAAGTCAAAATGCAGGTGCGCGGTCTACACCTACTCTCTGGCTTGCCCCGGACCGTCACCATTTGCGCGTCTGAGATCCGTGAGAGCATGACTGAGCCCTTGGCTGTCATTGTCGAAGCCGTCAAGCGCACCCTAGAGCGCACGCCCCCTGAACTGGCTGCTGATATTATCGACCGGGGGGTTATGCTCGCTGGGGGCGGGGCCTTGCTGCGAGGACTCGACGCCCTCATCTCCCACGAAACAGGCATCCTGGTCCATGTGGCCGAAGACCCCCTCAGTTGCGTGGTCTTGGGTACCGGTAAGGTCGTTGAGAACTTCAAGAGTCTGGAGCGGGTACTCAGCGGCAGTTTCAAAGGAAGTAAGGAGTAA
- a CDS encoding pseudouridine synthase produces MAAAVRLQKYLASHGLCSRRRAEELIAAGAVQVNGQTVTQLGTCIDPTTAEVRVHGQLLSSVSLRYYLVHKPRGLVSTCFDPQGRPTVLSLLPSAERQGLYPVGRLDQESEGALLLTNDGALTQKLTHPSHVLWKVYRVWVRGIPTAEALAAWRRGIPLDGRLTLPARVQVLLTQGERTQLEVHLREGRNRQIRRIAQLLGYPIQSLTRVAIGPLVLGDLPAGKYRSLTHREVQQLHAAPSLMVPVSGLRS; encoded by the coding sequence ATGGCAGCGGCAGTACGTCTCCAAAAGTACCTCGCTAGCCACGGACTATGCTCCCGGCGTCGGGCGGAAGAACTGATTGCCGCTGGTGCTGTCCAGGTCAACGGACAGACGGTTACCCAATTGGGTACCTGTATCGACCCGACCACCGCCGAAGTCCGGGTCCATGGTCAACTCCTGAGCTCTGTTTCCTTGCGCTATTATCTGGTCCACAAACCCAGGGGGCTGGTCTCCACCTGTTTTGATCCCCAAGGTCGTCCTACGGTTTTGAGCCTCCTCCCGTCCGCTGAACGTCAGGGACTCTACCCGGTAGGCCGCCTCGACCAAGAGAGCGAGGGGGCACTTTTGCTGACTAACGATGGAGCGCTCACCCAAAAGCTCACCCATCCCAGCCACGTACTATGGAAAGTTTATCGCGTCTGGGTGCGGGGGATTCCCACCGCCGAAGCGCTGGCGGCGTGGCGCAGGGGTATCCCCTTGGACGGGCGGTTGACCCTCCCGGCTCGTGTCCAAGTCCTGCTCACGCAAGGGGAACGGACGCAACTCGAAGTGCACCTGCGCGAGGGGCGAAACCGACAAATTCGTAGAATAGCCCAGCTTTTGGGGTATCCTATACAATCATTGACGAGGGTAGCCATTGGCCCTCTGGTACTAGGTGACCTTCCTGCTGGAAAATACCGTTCGCTGACGCATCGGGAAGTTCAGCAACTCCACGCCGCCCCCTCGCTGATGGTTCCAGTATCTGGTTTGCGCTCATGA
- a CDS encoding helix-turn-helix domain-containing protein — protein MSKPTPEQLEALGLLFVQARTSRNLSLETLSEQLRIPKHYLIAIEQAQGDRLPEPVYVRGFIRKYAQALGLESDLTILQFLKINAEATPSPKKSAPPSKRQVAPWVLWLGYGATVCVVVVALSAGLNTYFPQATVSPPALTQPAETSGPAVKPEAVAATQEVAQRSNPPGSPTTSIAALPQPEVSSPVADSTQPLNLAVSLTADSWAMVEVDGKTEFKGTLVKGDSRQWQAQKKLKVRMGNPGGVVLTYNNQLLGPAGKSGVPVTKIFEK, from the coding sequence ATGAGTAAACCCACGCCCGAACAGCTTGAAGCCCTGGGACTGCTCTTTGTACAGGCCCGCACCAGTCGTAACCTAAGTCTAGAAACCCTCAGCGAACAACTACGCATCCCCAAGCACTACCTGATTGCGATAGAGCAGGCGCAGGGGGACCGGCTCCCCGAACCTGTGTACGTGCGCGGCTTCATTCGCAAGTACGCTCAGGCTCTGGGTCTTGAGAGTGACCTCACGATTCTCCAATTTCTAAAAATCAATGCTGAAGCTACACCATCGCCCAAAAAATCTGCCCCTCCCTCAAAGCGTCAGGTTGCACCCTGGGTCTTGTGGTTAGGCTATGGCGCGACGGTCTGTGTGGTGGTGGTTGCGCTGAGTGCTGGGCTTAATACTTATTTCCCGCAAGCCACTGTCTCCCCGCCCGCTCTGACACAGCCCGCAGAGACGTCCGGTCCTGCGGTTAAACCTGAGGCGGTAGCGGCTACTCAGGAGGTAGCGCAGCGGAGCAACCCTCCGGGCTCCCCCACAACTTCCATCGCCGCCTTGCCTCAGCCTGAGGTCTCAAGCCCTGTCGCTGATTCCACGCAGCCGCTCAACTTGGCAGTTTCTCTGACCGCCGATTCCTGGGCGATGGTTGAAGTAGACGGTAAGACGGAGTTTAAGGGCACGCTCGTCAAGGGCGACAGTCGGCAGTGGCAAGCCCAAAAAAAACTTAAGGTACGCATGGGCAATCCCGGAGGTGTCGTCCTCACCTACAACAACCAACTCCTTGGTCCTGCCGGTAAATCCGGGGTGCCCGTCACTAAAATTTTTGAGAAATAA
- a CDS encoding G8 domain-containing protein, with amino-acid sequence MLFLFTTPASAQTQQRWSDPATWGGVLPQSGDEVVIPSNRNILLDISPPPLKSLTIQGGLSFDNRDITLTSDWIIVMGGRFQIGTAQVPYPNRAVVTLTGNDPNVNIMGMGNKFLAAMSGGSIEMHGAPKTSWVRLNANALTGTTQLVLNQPVNWQPNDQLVVASTNFNPYEAEVVRIKNFEKDGTVNLTTPLAHLHWGTLQTYGQSTLDERAEVGLLNRNILIQGDATSPETGFGGHIMAMDGSQLIAEGVELYRLGQQGRLGRYPWHWHLLGNGGTGQYIKNSSVHDSFNRCITVHGTNNTLVQGNVAYNASGHCFFVEDGVEVGNTFDSNLGLVTKRSVAPLIPSDSTPATYWISNPNNRFTNNVAAGADDFGFWYDIPPNPTGPSADPNYFPQQQPFGGFDSNVAHSTLGGTFSGVGIWLENVLRSATITNNTSYKNVNRAIYLGLAGSDPFAGHTALHSVSADSPTHYYGWNATFDGGLAVATSANVDDLSVFTTLSWNGGVLRGIEEYDGWIRARNTTFVNFIGTGNPELQNAAPWAGVATVSDAHFTNNPLSGFQKVTLINSYPAYYRPPGDVVTQPSTFTVEDTDGSLGGVPGFVVYNRPLLLAAGCVPLPTLTNAQACPGSYGGAVILSAGDPVNNNLAPLYLQRDDGAQGQVSSNIAAFQSAPGSMGLSFSNLQTRRTYTLLRNFGQSAQPLPPYLEFSLSSRSPAEWIAFTFSAPSEVFAYLPYAYTDDRIVAPASSLTALLDSPTRGYFQDPTTRQVWVKVFGLENSNAEAIGNFEQAIDICLVRGCPNR; translated from the coding sequence GTGCTTTTTTTGTTCACCACTCCCGCCTCTGCCCAAACCCAGCAACGCTGGTCTGATCCAGCCACTTGGGGCGGCGTGCTCCCGCAATCAGGGGATGAAGTGGTCATCCCCAGCAATCGCAATATCCTCCTGGATATCAGTCCTCCACCCCTCAAGAGCTTGACGATTCAAGGTGGATTGAGTTTTGACAATAGAGATATCACTTTGACTTCAGATTGGATTATCGTGATGGGCGGACGCTTTCAGATCGGCACCGCCCAAGTTCCCTACCCAAATCGCGCTGTAGTCACCCTGACTGGCAACGATCCCAACGTGAATATTATGGGTATGGGAAATAAATTCCTAGCAGCCATGAGTGGGGGGAGTATTGAGATGCACGGTGCTCCTAAAACAAGTTGGGTGCGCTTAAATGCCAATGCCTTAACAGGTACAACGCAACTGGTACTCAACCAGCCTGTCAACTGGCAGCCGAACGACCAACTTGTGGTCGCATCCACTAACTTTAATCCCTATGAAGCTGAGGTCGTCCGCATCAAAAACTTTGAGAAGGACGGCACGGTCAACCTCACGACCCCGCTGGCCCACCTCCACTGGGGCACGCTCCAGACCTACGGTCAGAGCACCCTGGATGAACGGGCTGAGGTCGGGTTACTGAACCGCAATATCCTGATTCAGGGTGATGCGACTTCCCCCGAGACAGGTTTTGGTGGACACATCATGGCGATGGATGGCAGCCAACTCATCGCCGAAGGGGTGGAGTTGTATCGTCTGGGCCAGCAAGGACGACTGGGACGCTACCCCTGGCACTGGCACCTACTAGGGAATGGAGGAACAGGTCAATACATCAAGAACTCCTCGGTCCATGACAGTTTCAACCGCTGCATTACTGTCCATGGGACCAACAACACGCTGGTGCAGGGGAATGTCGCCTACAATGCCAGCGGTCACTGCTTTTTTGTAGAGGACGGTGTTGAGGTCGGCAACACATTTGACAGCAATCTGGGGCTGGTGACCAAGCGCTCCGTTGCTCCTCTCATTCCCTCAGACTCAACCCCCGCCACCTACTGGATCAGCAACCCCAATAACCGGTTCACCAACAACGTCGCCGCTGGTGCCGATGACTTTGGATTTTGGTACGATATTCCGCCCAATCCCACCGGTCCGTCAGCCGACCCCAACTACTTTCCTCAGCAGCAGCCTTTTGGCGGGTTTGACTCGAACGTGGCCCACTCTACGCTCGGGGGGACATTTTCAGGCGTGGGTATCTGGTTAGAGAACGTCCTGAGGTCAGCTACGATCACCAACAACACCAGCTACAAAAACGTCAACCGCGCTATTTACTTGGGCTTGGCAGGCAGTGACCCCTTTGCGGGGCACACGGCGCTCCACTCGGTCTCGGCTGATTCTCCCACCCACTACTACGGGTGGAATGCCACATTTGACGGGGGACTGGCGGTTGCCACTAGCGCGAATGTCGATGACCTAAGCGTATTTACGACGCTGTCCTGGAATGGTGGTGTGCTGCGGGGTATAGAGGAATACGACGGCTGGATCAGAGCCCGTAACACCACCTTCGTCAACTTTATCGGCACTGGAAACCCGGAGCTTCAAAACGCAGCACCCTGGGCGGGAGTGGCAACCGTGAGTGATGCCCACTTTACCAATAACCCACTCAGCGGCTTCCAAAAGGTCACGCTGATCAACTCCTACCCTGCCTACTATCGTCCGCCTGGAGATGTGGTAACGCAGCCCTCTACATTCACCGTGGAGGACACAGATGGTTCACTCGGGGGGGTGCCAGGATTTGTGGTCTACAACCGTCCGCTCTTATTGGCTGCCGGATGTGTGCCGCTGCCTACCCTTACCAACGCCCAAGCGTGTCCCGGCAGCTACGGGGGCGCTGTGATCCTAAGCGCGGGGGACCCCGTCAACAATAATTTGGCCCCCCTCTATCTGCAAAGGGATGATGGCGCGCAGGGCCAAGTTTCAAGCAATATCGCCGCCTTTCAAAGTGCACCGGGGTCAATGGGACTAAGTTTCTCCAACCTCCAGACCCGGCGGACCTACACCCTCTTGCGCAACTTTGGTCAAAGTGCCCAGCCGCTCCCTCCCTACCTGGAGTTTTCGCTCAGTTCCCGCAGCCCCGCCGAGTGGATAGCCTTTACCTTTAGCGCCCCTTCGGAGGTCTTTGCCTATCTCCCCTACGCCTACACTGATGACCGGATTGTGGCTCCAGCCAGTAGTTTGACGGCACTCCTCGACAGTCCAACTCGTGGGTATTTTCAGGATCCAACCACTAGGCAGGTTTGGGTCAAAGTGTTTGGGCTTGAAAACTCTAACGCCGAGGCCATCGGTAACTTCGAACAGGCCATTGATATCTGTTTGGTACGTGGCTGTCCCAATCGCTAA
- the mreD gene encoding rod shape-determining protein MreD, whose product MLSPLRNRRFFRRLGTGASALFCLWAEWVHLPGLSLAGVGVDWPVIWVVCWSLERTMLQGAAAGLVLGLLLDGLTAPIPTHGPGLILVGVLTARLREYRFLQSETLAVALLTFGLTVVQETTLALQFMALGEIDPALLWAHHQKISLASGLVTCLWAPLVWWLLQRFWAWGEALED is encoded by the coding sequence ATGCTCAGTCCACTCCGTAACCGTCGCTTCTTCCGCCGCCTCGGGACCGGGGCTTCGGCGCTCTTCTGCCTGTGGGCTGAGTGGGTTCATCTGCCCGGATTGAGTCTGGCTGGAGTGGGTGTGGATTGGCCGGTGATCTGGGTGGTCTGCTGGAGTCTTGAGCGGACTATGCTCCAGGGTGCTGCTGCTGGTCTAGTGCTGGGGTTGCTCCTCGATGGACTCACCGCACCCATTCCTACCCATGGTCCGGGGCTGATTCTGGTCGGCGTCCTCACCGCTCGTCTACGCGAATATCGCTTTTTACAGTCAGAAACCCTGGCGGTGGCGCTCCTGACCTTCGGGCTCACCGTCGTCCAGGAAACGACGCTGGCCCTCCAATTTATGGCCTTGGGCGAGATTGACCCTGCGCTGCTATGGGCACACCACCAAAAAATTAGTCTCGCCTCAGGTCTGGTCACCTGTCTGTGGGCTCCTTTGGTCTGGTGGCTCCTCCAGCGATTTTGGGCTTGGGGAGAAGCCTTGGAGGACTAG
- a CDS encoding NADPH-dependent FMN reductase: MMQPVKVLGLLGSLRPESRSRAALMLALKMSIQEGAEVAFFDPVAHPLPLCHGGDDYTSFPNVALLQKQAKAADAFILSTPEYHGGMSGVLKNTLDLLGFDELAGKVFGAVSVLGGGQNANALNDLRLVVRWVHGWMVPEQVAIGQAWKHFDAQDQLLDPQLEERLRALVRSVVAHARRLRQPLGASDLLQGP, translated from the coding sequence ATGATGCAACCTGTCAAAGTCTTGGGCTTATTAGGTAGTCTACGCCCAGAGTCACGTAGCCGCGCCGCCTTGATGCTCGCGCTCAAGATGAGCATTCAAGAAGGGGCTGAGGTAGCATTTTTTGACCCGGTGGCTCACCCGCTCCCCCTCTGCCATGGTGGCGACGACTATACAAGTTTTCCGAATGTGGCGTTGCTCCAAAAACAGGCTAAAGCAGCCGATGCCTTCATCCTGAGTACCCCTGAGTACCATGGTGGGATGAGTGGGGTTCTGAAAAACACCCTCGATCTCCTCGGCTTCGATGAACTAGCAGGCAAGGTGTTTGGTGCTGTCAGTGTCCTTGGGGGCGGACAAAACGCCAACGCCCTCAATGACCTACGTTTAGTCGTGCGCTGGGTCCACGGCTGGATGGTCCCCGAGCAGGTAGCTATTGGGCAAGCGTGGAAGCACTTTGATGCTCAAGACCAACTCCTCGACCCCCAACTCGAAGAGCGGCTCAGAGCACTGGTCCGCTCGGTGGTCGCCCACGCCCGCCGCCTGCGGCAGCCTTTGGGTGCATCCGATCTGCTTCAAGGACCCTAG
- the mreC gene encoding rod shape-determining protein MreC encodes MLDGLRKWWGRNLWPLFAAFTLATFAVWVRSTQAELLAEVWYWLNWPTLTFTNAAPPDFTNSRVIELEGRLSGLEEENRRLREMLALPAGSLGKPLAAQVIGRDGDHWWRQVILNRGWADGVSKGNPVVAPGGLVGEVVATSAHTARVLLVTDPLSKIGVTATRTGAMGVISGLWRSEASLEFFDNQAQAKVGDVIVTSGLSSRFPANIVVGKVTALPDKRVQPLQATVHFSAALDGLNWVYIYPGVANRGLTGGTASDHAQSTP; translated from the coding sequence ATGCTCGATGGGCTCCGCAAGTGGTGGGGCCGCAACCTGTGGCCCTTGTTTGCGGCCTTTACGCTAGCGACCTTTGCGGTCTGGGTCCGCAGTACGCAAGCTGAACTCCTCGCCGAAGTTTGGTACTGGCTCAACTGGCCGACTTTGACCTTCACCAATGCCGCCCCCCCCGACTTCACCAACAGCCGTGTGATCGAGCTAGAGGGCCGTCTCAGTGGGCTGGAAGAAGAGAATCGACGGCTCAGAGAGATGCTGGCACTTCCCGCAGGCAGTCTTGGTAAGCCTCTAGCTGCTCAGGTTATCGGGCGCGATGGTGACCACTGGTGGCGGCAAGTAATCCTCAACCGGGGTTGGGCCGATGGCGTAAGCAAAGGCAATCCGGTCGTAGCACCGGGGGGATTGGTCGGTGAAGTGGTGGCTACTTCCGCTCACACAGCACGTGTCTTATTGGTTACCGACCCTTTGAGCAAAATAGGAGTGACCGCCACCCGTACCGGGGCGATGGGGGTGATCTCCGGGCTCTGGCGCAGTGAGGCGAGTCTGGAGTTTTTTGACAATCAAGCCCAAGCCAAAGTAGGCGATGTCATCGTCACCTCAGGGCTCAGCTCTCGGTTTCCAGCCAATATTGTCGTGGGCAAGGTCACTGCACTACCGGATAAACGCGTCCAACCACTCCAGGCGACAGTACATTTTAGTGCTGCGCTCGATGGCTTGAATTGGGTGTATATCTATCCAGGGGTAGCCAACCGTGGTTTGACAGGGGGTACAGCGTCTGACCATGCTCAGTCCACTCCGTAA
- a CDS encoding Uma2 family endonuclease, translated as MAVLASTVVHLHARTVTYPSTDGEPVAKTYVHLYAMLITLEVLRQYLQGRQATVLANQFLYYAEGFPKLRVAPDVMVIFDVTPGGRDNYKLWEERQVPAVIFEITSKATQEKDKGFNKELYAQLGIKEYWLFDPKGEWIVEQLRGYRLIPITLEGEEVEVYMLIQDSRCQPLGLHLEVQGERISFYREDTGEKLPIPDELQVQLNQARQAQEQAEQRAERLAQRLRALGIDPEEA; from the coding sequence ATGGCTGTTCTAGCGTCTACTGTGGTCCATCTGCATGCTCGCACCGTAACCTACCCCAGCACCGATGGTGAGCCTGTGGCTAAAACCTATGTGCACCTCTATGCCATGCTCATCACTCTGGAGGTACTCAGGCAATATTTGCAAGGGCGGCAGGCTACAGTCCTTGCCAATCAATTCCTCTACTACGCCGAGGGTTTCCCAAAACTGCGGGTGGCACCGGATGTGATGGTCATTTTTGACGTTACCCCCGGTGGACGGGATAACTACAAGCTTTGGGAAGAGCGGCAGGTTCCTGCTGTCATCTTTGAAATAACTTCTAAAGCGACCCAGGAAAAAGATAAAGGTTTTAACAAGGAACTCTATGCCCAACTCGGGATCAAAGAATACTGGCTCTTTGACCCCAAGGGTGAATGGATTGTGGAGCAATTGCGCGGCTATCGACTCATACCCATCACTCTTGAAGGCGAAGAGGTCGAAGTTTACATGCTCATCCAGGATAGCCGCTGCCAACCCCTGGGCCTACACCTGGAAGTGCAAGGAGAACGCATCAGCTTCTACCGGGAAGATACGGGCGAGAAACTCCCGATTCCCGATGAGTTACAGGTCCAATTAAACCAAGCCCGCCAAGCCCAAGAACAGGCAGAGCAGCGGGCAGAACGGCTTGCTCAGCGGTTACGTGCGTTGGGCATCGACCCGGAGGAAGCCTGA
- a CDS encoding BlaI/MecI/CopY family transcriptional regulator has translation MPHLPGYRPNRLSLGPLEREILEILWDCGPAATRDVYERLLADPDRELACASVMTVLKRLTQKGWLTCDETGRAFLWQPTVSRAQAQALEAHDQLQKFLQAVTPEAIAAFADHLDPTSVAQLQSIARSVEQARAQQQAQRPIHEFRGES, from the coding sequence ATGCCCCACCTACCCGGCTATCGTCCCAATCGTCTGAGTCTCGGGCCACTCGAGCGCGAAATTCTGGAGATCCTTTGGGACTGCGGACCCGCTGCGACTCGGGATGTTTATGAACGTCTGCTTGCAGACCCCGACCGCGAACTCGCCTGCGCCTCGGTGATGACCGTGCTCAAGCGCCTAACCCAAAAAGGCTGGCTCACCTGCGATGAGACGGGTCGCGCCTTTCTATGGCAGCCCACGGTGTCCCGAGCCCAGGCACAGGCCCTGGAAGCTCACGACCAGCTCCAGAAATTTTTACAGGCGGTCACCCCTGAGGCCATCGCCGCCTTTGCCGACCACCTCGACCCGACGAGCGTCGCCCAACTCCAGTCGATTGCCCGCAGTGTCGAGCAAGCCCGCGCCCAACAACAAGCCCAACGGCCCATCCACGAGTTTAGAGGAGAATCCTGA
- a CDS encoding glycosyltransferase family 9 protein, with product MGQNRINAIVQELGGPPEQLVVLRALQLGDLLCAVPALRALRLAWPQCRITLAGLPWAKGFVDRFRDYVDEFLEFPGYPGLPEYPFQTDRLPHFLAQAQAQHFDLALQLHGKGILTNPLTVLLGARLNAGFFAPGDYCPDPRFFLPYPEELPEIRRPLHLLKHLGIALQGEHLEFPMTETDCRAGKLLVQAQGLAKDYVCIHPGARNPERCWSPEHFACVGMYLARQGLHPVLTGVSTEAGLIRQVEATLRAPLSNLCGLTTLGSFAALLKGAKLLIANDTGVAHLAVALEVPSVIIFTGSDPDRWAALDRERHRVVLPGSSLDMVLAAVQEVLNRGTCHAL from the coding sequence ATGGGGCAGAACAGGATCAATGCCATTGTCCAGGAATTGGGGGGACCTCCCGAACAACTCGTGGTCCTCCGAGCGCTTCAGTTGGGGGACCTGTTATGTGCTGTACCGGCCCTGCGAGCCCTGCGGCTGGCGTGGCCGCAATGTCGCATTACCCTGGCTGGCCTACCTTGGGCCAAGGGATTTGTAGACCGCTTCCGTGATTATGTAGATGAATTTTTAGAATTTCCAGGCTATCCGGGGCTCCCGGAGTATCCTTTTCAGACTGACCGGCTCCCGCACTTTCTGGCTCAGGCTCAAGCTCAGCATTTTGATCTCGCCTTACAACTGCATGGCAAGGGTATCCTTACCAATCCCCTCACGGTTTTGTTGGGTGCCCGGTTGAACGCGGGGTTTTTTGCACCGGGAGACTACTGCCCCGACCCACGCTTCTTCCTGCCCTATCCCGAAGAACTGCCTGAGATCCGTCGCCCCCTTCACCTGCTGAAGCATTTGGGCATTGCGCTACAGGGGGAGCATTTGGAGTTTCCGATGACAGAAACCGACTGTCGCGCCGGGAAGCTGTTGGTTCAGGCTCAGGGATTGGCGAAGGACTATGTCTGTATCCATCCTGGAGCCCGTAATCCTGAGCGATGCTGGTCCCCGGAGCACTTCGCCTGTGTCGGTATGTACCTTGCGCGTCAAGGGTTGCATCCGGTTCTCACCGGGGTGTCTACGGAGGCGGGACTCATCCGGCAGGTAGAAGCGACCCTACGGGCTCCTTTGAGTAACCTCTGTGGACTGACAACGCTGGGGAGCTTTGCTGCGCTCCTCAAAGGGGCCAAACTCCTGATCGCCAATGATACGGGGGTGGCTCACCTCGCAGTGGCGCTAGAGGTTCCGAGTGTAATCATCTTCACTGGGTCGGACCCCGACCGTTGGGCTGCGCTAGACCGGGAGCGGCATCGCGTCGTCCTCCCCGGAAGCAGCTTGGATATGGTGTTAGCAGCAGTCCAGGAAGTACTTAATCGGGGGACTTGTCATGCGCTCTAA